A portion of the Acidisarcina polymorpha genome contains these proteins:
- a CDS encoding TRAFAC clade GTPase domain-containing protein has translation MIKLHPGLALKADDVYQICRGGDTKIVALMGTIGCGKTTLIAGIFQAFLEGSVAGYSFRRSDTLVAFEEKCFNSRTSSESSVASMPRTSGQVGAEFYHLEVVRDADRSIHRILLLDLSGEVYEGAMHVEDDAAKLTVLRDVSLLVQLIDGKKLSSGATREKVYSDAKGLLRRLFEVNSITAQTPLQVVVSKVDQLVGDDTSQRALEAVRATVASRFAKESQRPHFEIREIAASPAQETTVPMRFGVNGLLSSWLADEESAMPALPKLKVSGDRLQHRLGEVWMPERFEASE, from the coding sequence ATGATTAAGTTGCATCCGGGATTGGCACTGAAGGCGGATGATGTCTATCAGATTTGCCGTGGAGGCGACACGAAAATTGTCGCGCTCATGGGGACGATCGGTTGCGGGAAAACGACGTTGATAGCGGGGATTTTTCAAGCTTTTCTCGAGGGGAGTGTTGCCGGATATAGCTTCCGAAGGTCAGACACGCTGGTGGCTTTCGAAGAGAAGTGCTTTAACTCGCGCACATCTTCGGAGAGCTCAGTCGCTTCAATGCCCCGGACTTCGGGGCAGGTAGGTGCGGAGTTCTATCATTTGGAGGTCGTTCGAGATGCGGACCGATCCATCCACCGAATCTTGCTTCTGGATTTATCGGGTGAGGTATACGAAGGGGCGATGCACGTCGAAGACGATGCGGCCAAGCTCACAGTTCTTCGCGACGTAAGCCTCCTTGTTCAATTGATCGACGGCAAGAAGTTGTCCTCGGGCGCGACACGCGAAAAGGTCTATTCGGATGCAAAAGGGCTTCTGCGTCGTCTGTTCGAAGTGAACTCGATCACCGCTCAGACGCCGTTGCAGGTGGTTGTCTCAAAAGTAGATCAACTCGTGGGCGATGACACTTCGCAGCGAGCGCTTGAAGCTGTGCGCGCGACGGTCGCCAGCCGGTTTGCCAAAGAGAGTCAAAGACCACATTTTGAGATTCGTGAAATAGCAGCCAGCCCGGCGCAGGAGACGACGGTCCCGATGAGATTTGGTGTGAATGGCTTACTGAGCTCATGGCTTGCAGACGAGGAATCTGCCATGCCGGCTTTGCCCAAGCTCAAAGTGTCTGGTGACCGATTGCAGCATCGGCTCGGCGAAGTCTGGATGCCAGAAAGGTTCGAAGCAAGTGAGTAA
- a CDS encoding PadR family transcriptional regulator, with protein MQSITLLGYALLGLLHGKASSGYDLRKIFTETPLGRFSDSPGAIYPALRRLEERQLIIEDQVVRPSKRRRKPLQITPGGVAALKAWLRSPVERADVTSHMDTLMLKFAFMDGVLGETATLRFLRSFQRELNAYIPLLASYVTAESSSLSRSGQLALESGWRGYKAQSQWVAHAISVYGGTTKCLQTVGE; from the coding sequence ATGCAGTCGATTACACTGCTTGGTTACGCTCTGCTCGGACTGCTGCACGGCAAAGCAAGCTCTGGGTACGATCTGCGGAAAATATTCACCGAGACGCCTCTGGGCAGATTCAGTGACAGCCCTGGCGCGATTTATCCAGCATTGCGACGCCTGGAAGAGCGGCAGTTGATTATCGAAGATCAGGTCGTCCGACCGAGCAAGCGGCGACGCAAGCCTCTGCAAATCACTCCCGGAGGGGTGGCGGCACTGAAAGCATGGCTGAGAAGCCCTGTTGAACGAGCGGATGTGACCAGCCACATGGATACCCTCATGCTCAAGTTTGCTTTTATGGACGGTGTACTCGGAGAAACTGCCACACTCCGGTTCCTTCGCTCATTCCAACGAGAGTTGAACGCGTACATACCCTTGCTCGCGAGCTACGTAACAGCTGAGTCAAGCTCTCTATCGAGATCAGGACAATTGGCATTGGAGAGCGGCTGGCGCGGCTACAAAGCGCAATCTCAATGGGTGGCTCATGCCATCAGCGTTTATGGAGGAACGACAAAATGCTTGCAAACGGTTGGAGAATGA
- a CDS encoding SOS response-associated peptidase: protein MCGRYVRRTDKQKIAEWFKAKNDTANLPMPDADYNIAPTTHQPIIRQSKETNEREMVLARWGLVPFFTKELSDIKGLTTINARSETIATAKTWREPMKKRRCIIPASAFYEWPKEGKPPKQPYAIEVSSGNLFAFAGLWDAWKDKDGHWLQSFAIVTTDANELMSRIHPRMPVILHARDYDRWLDREETERLPLDLLKPYESEEMEMYEANPKVGNFRNNGPEMLQKALDAAESGTLPI, encoded by the coding sequence ATGTGCGGACGATACGTGCGACGTACTGACAAGCAGAAGATAGCGGAATGGTTCAAGGCCAAGAACGACACGGCAAATCTGCCAATGCCAGACGCGGATTACAACATCGCGCCGACGACGCATCAGCCGATAATTCGTCAGAGCAAGGAAACGAACGAGCGCGAGATGGTCTTAGCCCGTTGGGGTTTGGTGCCGTTCTTCACAAAGGAGCTATCGGACATCAAGGGACTGACGACGATCAACGCACGGTCTGAGACCATCGCGACAGCGAAAACTTGGCGAGAGCCAATGAAAAAGCGGCGTTGCATCATCCCAGCAAGCGCGTTTTATGAGTGGCCGAAGGAGGGAAAGCCGCCTAAGCAGCCGTATGCTATCGAGGTTTCCAGCGGCAACCTGTTCGCGTTCGCAGGTTTGTGGGACGCATGGAAAGACAAAGACGGCCACTGGCTGCAATCGTTCGCGATTGTCACAACTGACGCTAACGAACTCATGTCCCGCATACATCCGCGTATGCCCGTCATCCTTCACGCACGAGATTATGACCGATGGCTAGACCGCGAAGAGACCGAACGGCTTCCATTGGATTTGCTCAAACCATATGAGTCTGAAGAGATGGAGATGTACGAAGCCAATCCGAAGGTCGGCAACTTCCGCAACAACGGGCCTGAGATGCTGCAAAAAGCTCTCGACGCGGCGGAGTCTGGAACGCTACCCATCTGA
- a CDS encoding TRAFAC clade GTPase domain-containing protein — MSNSAEKGILLVGLPKAGKTTFVAALWHVLNSEEITDSLRLSVLGGDDTYLNQIRDEWLNYQEVIRTTQQNEAIPTMHLVDKSGQLKCALSVPDLSGETYVSQWLDREWSDKFAAAARGASGILVFIHPNQPLEAPEITTTMRMLAPFPEEESSSEDPVDEAVWDPERAAGIVQLVEVLQFLQKNLHRPLRIAVMVSAWDLIKARYATPQEFIRTRTPLLEQYMRTNGDTLNFTVFGVSALGGDLESKTDTDRLQNETACASDRIEVVPSTAENLHDITRPLRWALSWPEGESA; from the coding sequence GTGAGTAATTCCGCGGAAAAGGGCATACTGCTGGTGGGTCTACCAAAGGCTGGCAAGACCACATTCGTTGCTGCGTTGTGGCATGTCCTCAACTCCGAGGAGATCACGGATTCTCTGCGTCTGAGCGTTCTAGGCGGTGACGACACATATTTAAATCAGATTCGGGACGAGTGGCTGAACTACCAAGAAGTCATTCGGACTACACAGCAGAATGAAGCGATTCCGACGATGCATCTTGTCGACAAAAGCGGCCAGCTGAAGTGTGCGTTGAGCGTGCCAGATCTCTCAGGTGAGACCTATGTTAGCCAGTGGTTGGACCGGGAGTGGTCCGACAAATTCGCGGCTGCAGCAAGGGGCGCATCGGGAATACTTGTTTTTATTCATCCAAATCAGCCCTTGGAAGCTCCAGAGATTACAACAACGATGCGGATGCTTGCGCCGTTCCCGGAAGAAGAATCTTCCTCCGAAGACCCTGTGGATGAAGCAGTCTGGGACCCAGAAAGGGCAGCGGGAATCGTTCAGTTGGTTGAGGTGTTGCAGTTCTTGCAAAAAAATCTTCACCGACCCCTGAGGATCGCAGTGATGGTATCTGCTTGGGATCTCATTAAGGCGCGTTACGCGACGCCGCAGGAGTTCATTCGCACACGCACTCCGCTCTTGGAGCAATACATGCGGACGAACGGCGACACGCTGAATTTTACGGTCTTTGGGGTCAGCGCCCTGGGCGGAGACCTAGAAAGCAAAACGGACACTGATCGCTTGCAAAATGAGACAGCATGCGCATCAGATCGCATCGAAGTCGTTCCCTCCACGGCGGAAAACCTCCATGACATAACTCGTCCATTGCGGTGGGCTTTATCGTGGCCAGAAGGCGAGTCCGCATGA
- a CDS encoding metallophosphoesterase family protein has product MPDTISFLHLSDIHFTKGTSNVSSFDIDRIVRNELVRDAANLLPAVQPLTGIIVSGDIAFAGKPDEFKTGIDWLAELSAKLNCDPSLVWCVPGNHDVDRNVIREHTGITPIQNEIRVSTDLNACMKRHLTAAMLQCFSSLSEPITTALVKDLNVHQFQQSRGGNSILASMTDQHLGYEV; this is encoded by the coding sequence ATGCCGGACACGATTTCGTTCTTACATCTTTCGGATATTCACTTTACCAAAGGCACCAGCAATGTCAGTTCCTTTGATATTGATCGGATTGTTCGGAACGAACTTGTCCGTGACGCCGCTAATTTACTTCCGGCGGTTCAGCCCCTGACAGGAATCATCGTTTCCGGTGACATAGCATTTGCTGGTAAACCGGACGAATTCAAGACCGGAATTGATTGGCTAGCAGAACTCTCTGCCAAGCTCAACTGCGATCCAAGTTTGGTCTGGTGCGTACCTGGCAACCATGATGTTGACCGCAATGTGATACGTGAACACACAGGTATCACTCCCATCCAAAACGAAATCCGCGTATCAACGGACCTTAACGCGTGCATGAAGAGGCACCTGACAGCGGCGATGCTGCAGTGCTTTTCGAGCCTCTCAGAGCCTATAACGACAGCATTGGTCAAAGATTTGAATGTGCATCAGTTCCAGCAAAGCCGTGGTGGGAATTCGATCTTGGCCTCAATGACGGATCAACACTTAGGCTACGAGGTCTAA
- a CDS encoding ankyrin repeat domain-containing protein, with translation MSDSRPPALTLPANPNLRHLRDQAKDLLRSGSAPSLASALFETACLYGFQSWPKLKAHVLSLTLAGALKGAIDGDDLPEVRKLLSKHPELRIAPIGYGGDGPLSWAAECRGYGEPTKERLKLVEWLISSGCDVHEGGDGPLMRASLSGSRTSMMALLVSHGADVNAAWHDCFPILYAPCEVIDPTSLSWLLQHGADPDCGTASRWQRMGKAHPGTALDSLLGTYVRSSDALNESIKLLQDAGGTSKYDELGVLAAIRGDVQMVSELIHEDRSILQKRYPSLDIGTTGGRMLTLKGATLLHVAAEFGHADVARLLIDSGAGVNETALIDADGIGGQTPIFHAATQGGDRGLAVVRLLLEKGADLSVRCRIPGHYERLDEVFEGSALEYAERFPESGNQAVALLRNHPNSKDSD, from the coding sequence ATGTCAGATTCCCGTCCCCCCGCGCTCACACTTCCTGCAAACCCCAACCTCCGTCACCTGAGAGATCAAGCCAAGGATCTCCTCAGAAGCGGCTCGGCGCCTTCGCTCGCATCGGCGCTATTTGAAACGGCATGCCTGTACGGCTTTCAGAGTTGGCCAAAGCTGAAGGCCCACGTTCTTTCGCTAACACTGGCGGGCGCACTGAAGGGAGCGATTGATGGCGACGATCTGCCCGAAGTTCGAAAGTTGCTGTCAAAACACCCGGAGCTGAGAATCGCGCCAATCGGCTATGGAGGCGATGGGCCGTTGAGCTGGGCTGCCGAATGCCGCGGATATGGAGAACCGACGAAGGAACGGCTGAAACTCGTGGAGTGGCTGATCAGCAGTGGATGCGACGTTCATGAGGGAGGAGACGGGCCACTGATGAGGGCGAGCCTCAGTGGTTCGCGAACATCTATGATGGCGCTTCTCGTGAGCCACGGAGCGGATGTGAATGCAGCCTGGCACGATTGTTTTCCCATCCTGTACGCCCCGTGCGAGGTCATCGATCCGACATCCCTGAGCTGGCTTCTACAGCATGGCGCGGACCCCGATTGTGGCACAGCATCACGATGGCAGCGTATGGGCAAGGCACATCCGGGAACTGCCCTGGACAGCCTCCTGGGGACCTATGTCCGAAGCTCGGATGCTCTGAACGAATCGATCAAACTTTTGCAAGATGCCGGAGGCACCTCCAAGTACGACGAGCTGGGTGTCCTCGCCGCCATTCGTGGTGATGTCCAGATGGTGAGCGAACTGATTCATGAGGATCGGTCAATCTTGCAGAAGAGGTATCCGTCCCTTGATATCGGGACTACCGGCGGGAGAATGCTGACCTTGAAAGGCGCCACGTTGCTACACGTCGCAGCGGAATTCGGGCACGCTGATGTCGCCCGATTACTGATCGATTCCGGTGCCGGCGTCAATGAGACTGCTTTGATAGACGCGGATGGGATCGGAGGACAAACACCGATATTCCACGCTGCTACGCAGGGTGGCGACCGCGGTCTTGCAGTTGTGCGGCTGCTATTAGAAAAAGGAGCGGACCTTAGCGTGCGCTGCCGCATACCCGGTCACTACGAACGCCTTGACGAAGTGTTTGAGGGGAGTGCGCTCGAATATGCCGAGCGCTTCCCGGAATCAGGCAACCAAGCTGTCGCGCTGTTGAGAAATCATCCCAACTCGAAAGATTCGGACTGA
- a CDS encoding GTPase-associated system all-helical protein GASH, which produces MADTTYVSEDDALELSALAAGALASLMTTNSRKGETAAASVRAGLFGRSSSKGMTQDLRRLADAAIQRISEEDRKDAVVPTWAGKAITDVTGKQAVVVDLSTTHTLVLDAAQATINSVKAQFQKFTDALSKMSSLQKESSDLAYLLVSQYSFVAGKVISSMSASDAAFCSSRDLFNATQFTSTLPAFEASLAMLLRPAKLSKKAVTLSQAVSGLDGEIRQAIISNSVVFPKILPLHFAVLKCQEVSGGETWAPAFETVTGLKSSLSQTPEELAAQFYLESILIWHLEG; this is translated from the coding sequence TTGGCGGACACTACCTATGTCTCAGAAGATGATGCACTTGAGCTGTCCGCTCTGGCAGCGGGAGCTCTTGCGTCACTCATGACCACCAATTCCCGCAAGGGGGAGACAGCAGCGGCATCAGTTCGAGCGGGCCTGTTCGGCCGTTCGAGTAGTAAAGGGATGACCCAAGATCTCCGCCGTTTGGCGGACGCCGCAATCCAGCGAATCTCCGAAGAGGACCGTAAAGACGCAGTGGTACCAACTTGGGCAGGAAAGGCGATCACTGATGTTACCGGCAAGCAAGCGGTTGTCGTCGATTTGTCCACAACCCACACGTTGGTTCTTGATGCCGCGCAAGCAACGATCAATTCGGTGAAGGCACAATTCCAGAAGTTCACCGACGCTTTGTCTAAAATGAGCTCCCTGCAAAAAGAATCATCCGACCTCGCATATCTGCTTGTGTCGCAATACTCCTTCGTCGCAGGGAAAGTCATTTCATCTATGAGCGCAAGTGATGCTGCTTTTTGTTCGAGTAGAGACCTTTTCAACGCAACACAGTTCACATCGACGCTTCCCGCATTCGAGGCCTCGCTCGCGATGCTCTTGAGGCCAGCGAAGTTGTCTAAGAAGGCCGTTACGCTATCGCAGGCTGTTAGTGGTCTCGACGGGGAAATCCGCCAGGCAATCATAAGTAATTCGGTTGTCTTTCCTAAAATTCTCCCGCTTCATTTTGCCGTCCTCAAGTGCCAAGAAGTCTCAGGAGGGGAGACGTGGGCTCCGGCCTTCGAGACAGTTACAGGTTTGAAGAGTAGCCTCTCGCAGACCCCTGAAGAGCTTGCCGCTCAGTTTTATCTCGAATCGATATTGATCTGGCATCTGGAAGGCTAA
- a CDS encoding helix-turn-helix domain-containing protein, with translation MPKASVKTIFGTALRSLREERGYSQEHLAERAGLHRNYVGGVERGERNIALENIVKLAQALSVRAKDLFDALP, from the coding sequence GTGCCTAAAGCTTCGGTTAAGACCATCTTCGGGACGGCTTTACGCTCCTTGCGAGAGGAACGCGGCTATTCCCAGGAGCATCTTGCAGAGCGAGCTGGTCTGCACCGAAACTACGTGGGCGGAGTTGAACGCGGGGAGCGAAACATAGCCCTGGAGAACATCGTGAAACTGGCGCAGGCGCTGTCAGTTCGAGCGAAGGATCTGTTCGACGCCCTGCCCTGA
- a CDS encoding IS110 family transposase, with protein MSKQIVALGKPAVSTEKYPDRQVKKLFCGIDIGAETLAIAVMEVDHPWVQREFANTVAGHKALLNWLGKMKAPVRVSLEATGIYSMDLALALDATEFVEVAVLNPKRVHDFARTLRRSKTDSADAQVLAEFSLRMPFAAWQKPSQSALALRAISRHLEALVVQQRREGNRLHAAERSLATPRCVIADLKRSLAGVDRRIVKLRREALTLIAADAHLSQRFRLLTSVPGIAAVSALQILGELVLLAPDMKVRQWVARSGLDPVHQDSGTSVHKPSRISRAGSRHLRRALYMPALAAVRWDPHLKAFYEALLARHKRKLQALIAVARKLLHAIYGIFGSQTPYDGSKLFPHLLTI; from the coding sequence ATGAGCAAGCAGATCGTTGCTCTTGGTAAGCCCGCAGTTTCAACCGAGAAATACCCAGATCGCCAAGTGAAGAAGTTGTTTTGCGGTATTGATATAGGCGCGGAAACTCTGGCGATTGCAGTGATGGAGGTGGACCATCCGTGGGTGCAACGCGAGTTTGCCAACACCGTTGCGGGACACAAGGCGCTGCTCAACTGGCTGGGAAAGATGAAGGCGCCGGTGCGGGTATCGCTGGAGGCCACCGGCATTTATTCGATGGACCTGGCCTTGGCCCTGGATGCGACCGAGTTTGTGGAGGTAGCGGTGCTGAACCCAAAAAGGGTTCACGACTTTGCGCGGACACTTCGCCGGTCCAAAACGGACTCAGCAGATGCTCAGGTGCTGGCAGAGTTCAGTCTGCGCATGCCCTTTGCAGCCTGGCAAAAGCCCAGTCAAAGCGCCCTCGCTCTGCGCGCCATCAGCCGGCATCTGGAGGCGTTGGTGGTCCAGCAAAGGCGGGAAGGTAATCGCCTGCACGCCGCCGAAAGATCGTTAGCCACGCCGCGCTGTGTGATCGCGGACCTGAAGCGTTCGCTGGCCGGAGTTGACCGGCGCATCGTGAAGCTGCGCCGTGAGGCCCTGACGTTGATCGCCGCTGATGCCCACTTGAGCCAGCGTTTCAGGCTGTTAACAAGCGTTCCGGGCATCGCGGCCGTCAGCGCGTTGCAGATCCTGGGCGAACTGGTCCTGCTGGCCCCAGACATGAAGGTGCGTCAATGGGTCGCGCGCAGCGGGCTCGATCCGGTACACCAAGACTCTGGCACTTCGGTGCATAAACCATCGCGCATCAGTCGCGCTGGCAGTCGCCACCTGCGCCGGGCGCTTTATATGCCGGCTCTGGCCGCAGTGCGTTGGGACCCACATCTAAAGGCGTTCTATGAAGCCTTGCTTGCGCGGCACAAACGCAAACTGCAGGCACTGATCGCGGTCGCTCGCAAACTGCTTCACGCCATCTACGGCATCTTCGGCAGCCAAACTCCCTACGACGGAAGCAAGCTCTTCCCGCATCTGCTGACCATATAA